The region CACCACTCAAGGAGACAGTGAGGCGGCGCTTTATGCGAGTGGCGCAAACGCGTTGATTGCTCTGCAGAATACCGACGTCTCTTCAGCAAAAGGGCCCGCCGTCATCGTACAGAGCGGCATCGTTGACATTACGGGTGGCACGCTGACTGCGGCGGGTGATGCGGTCAGACTGACGGCTCTCTATAACGGCCCTTCTCCCGTGATAACGATAAGCGACGCCAAACTGATTACAGGTGGCGAGTTTAGCTATGGTCTCAACCTCAATGCGAAGAATTCGAGCGCTACCATTGCAAATGTGCAGATCCGTGCGCTGGGCCCTTATGGTTCCGGTGCCTGGTTACCTTCCGTCGGTACCCGCCTGACGGCAAACCGCTTCGATATCCGCGCCGATTATCTCGGTATAGATAACCGTGCAGGAACGGTCTTATTGGATGAGGGCGTCTTGACGACGGAAGGCAGTAATGGCCATGCGCTTTATGTGGCAGCCTTAACCAATAATAAGGCCACAACCACGGCGAAAAAGGTGCAGATCGAAACACAGGGCGCGGGGGCTATCGGCGCTTTGTCACGATTCAGCGGATCGTCACTCGATCTTGAAGACGTGGACATCAAGACCTACGGCACCAAGGCTTACGGCCTCTATGCCGCCGGAAAAGGGGCCAGTCTGACGGCGCGTAACACTAGGGTCACTACCTCAGGGGCTTCCTCGGCCGGTTTGTTCATCGGCAACAGCCCAACGGTCAACTTGAATAATGTCCAATTAACGACGACAGGGGTGCAATCACAGGGTATCTGGAGCTACGCCACTGCCGAGGATATCACTAATACTCTCTTTTTGGCCGAGGGGTCGCGGGTCGATACGCAAGATGGCCTGGGGTTGTTTGCCAACGGTGGCAATCATGCGTTCTTCCTGGAGCATTCAGTCATCACGGCAAGAACGGAAGGTGCCGAAGATCAAGGCATATTGCTGTATGCCAACTCTGCCAAGATTATCGATCAAGGCGAAGAGAAAGAGGTTAAAACGGGCACTGTCTTGTTGGATGCGAAGCATAGCCAACTAACGGGCGATATTCTGATAGATAGCGGTTCTGCCAAGATTTTATTGAGCAACGGTTCCCAGTGGGTCGGCGCCGTGAACCAACGCGAACAAGGTCGAGTTAGTCTTTTGTCATTGGATAGCGGCAGTGGCTGGAATGTACGGAATAATTCCACGCTGGAGATATTGAAAAATGACGGCACAGTGGCTTTCTTGGCGCCAGGTGGCAACGGCCATTTCAAAACGGTGGCGGTTAATCACTACCAGGGAGATGGAACGTTGGTGCTGAATACCCGGCTCGGTGATGACAATTCGCCGACCGATCGGCTGGTGATTGATGGTGGAAAGGCGGAAGGGAAAAGCCGATTACGCGTTATCAATGCCGGCGGTACCGGTGATTTTACTCAGCGTGGCATACGCCTGGTTGAGACGATTAACGGTGGCACAACGAATGTGGACGCGTTTCGACTTGATGCCGGCTCAACGGGTTATCGAGCGGGAACGGCCACTCTGGCCATTAATGGCTACGATTACAGTCTGGTTCGCGGCGGGAATAAAGGCGTGGCGGATGACTGGTACCTGACCTCGACTTATACGCCGCCGATAACGCCTCCAACGGTTGAGCCCCCGGTGGTAACGCCTCCAACGGTTGAGCCCCCGGTGGTAACGCCCCCAACGGTTGAGCCTCCGGTAGTAACGCCCCCAACGGTTGAGCCCCCGGTAGTAACGCCTCCAACGGTTGAGCCTCCGGTAGTAACGCCTCCAACCACAGTGCCGCCGCCAGTTGCACCGCCAGAGGAAATTGTTGTTCCCCCGGTGGTTCCCGGCATGAGCAATGTGTCACCGGAAAGCGGCGCTTATATCGGCAATCAGCTTGCCGGCGTCAGGCTGTTTATCCATAACCTGCGAGATCGCGTTCCCGTTTCTGCAGAGGGTCATCTTGCGCCAAACGAACCTGGGCTATGGGTCCGCACCCAGGGGCGACATGATAAAGGAATGCGTATGGCTGAGGGGCGGGTCGGTATGACATCGGATAGCTCTCTCCTGCAACTGGGTGGGGATGTGCTTCGCGTCCCTCTGAGGGAGAATGGCGCGGTTCACGTGGGCGTGATGAGCGGATACGGCACTGTGCGCACGGATTCCGTTTCCACTTTGATATTGCCGGATCGAGACAGCAGTGCGCAGGCCAAGGCAAAGGGGAAAATGTCGGGGTATGCCGTGGGGGTGTATGCCACTCTTTACGAAAATGACGCGACACATCAAGGGGGTTATGCAGACGCCTGGTTGCAATATGGCCGCTATTCCAACCAAATAGGCAGTGAGCTGGGATCAGCGAGTTACCACTCGAACGTGTGGTCCGCCTCGTTGGAGGCGGGTTATGCGGTGGCGTCATTCTCGGCCGGTTCCGCGTTGAGCGGCCTGGTAATGGAACCGAATGCCCAATTCGTCTACAGCAATTACCGCGCTTCGGATGCGGCATTGCAAGGAACGCGTATGAGGAGCGGTGCCGATAACACTTGGCTTGCGCGCGCCGGCTTGCGCGTTTATCCCCAGCGCGAAACAGGCATTCGCCCATTTGTGGAAACCAACGTATTACATTATGGCGGAAAGGCATCGGTGCAAATGGGAAGTTCCGCGTTGGATGCCGCACTGGCACGCAGCATGCTCGAGATGAAGCTCGGTGCGGCGGGAGATATTGAACAAAATCTTCAAGTCTCGGGGCATTTGTTCGGCCAGGCGGGCAATAATGGCCACCAGGGATATGGCGGG is a window of Serratia plymuthica DNA encoding:
- a CDS encoding autotransporter outer membrane beta-barrel domain-containing protein, with product MNHIFLSVFNSALQVFQAVSELTSGRSNNGGKEISASLPQPQVYPLFRYSAVMLALFSSGFSVAEEHGQIVLDDPKGNVQLILAPGDTVNHTGRGAAVLVSQVGNSFAGDNIAIRADSTDTGDTPAVLARAGGTAFLSNSVVESVGTGNNAHALYARDVGSSIAGTGVALSTEGFNSHGAMAQAGGKIILNGGTIAVTGVSSRGLYAKDAKASITAKNVTITSAKGGGVYAGPGASVRLDHSTVTTQGDSEAALYASGANALIALQNTDVSSAKGPAVIVQSGIVDITGGTLTAAGDAVRLTALYNGPSPVITISDAKLITGGEFSYGLNLNAKNSSATIANVQIRALGPYGSGAWLPSVGTRLTANRFDIRADYLGIDNRAGTVLLDEGVLTTEGSNGHALYVAALTNNKATTTAKKVQIETQGAGAIGALSRFSGSSLDLEDVDIKTYGTKAYGLYAAGKGASLTARNTRVTTSGASSAGLFIGNSPTVNLNNVQLTTTGVQSQGIWSYATAEDITNTLFLAEGSRVDTQDGLGLFANGGNHAFFLEHSVITARTEGAEDQGILLYANSAKIIDQGEEKEVKTGTVLLDAKHSQLTGDILIDSGSAKILLSNGSQWVGAVNQREQGRVSLLSLDSGSGWNVRNNSTLEILKNDGTVAFLAPGGNGHFKTVAVNHYQGDGTLVLNTRLGDDNSPTDRLVIDGGKAEGKSRLRVINAGGTGDFTQRGIRLVETINGGTTNVDAFRLDAGSTGYRAGTATLAINGYDYSLVRGGNKGVADDWYLTSTYTPPITPPTVEPPVVTPPTVEPPVVTPPTVEPPVVTPPTVEPPVVTPPTVEPPVVTPPTTVPPPVAPPEEIVVPPVVPGMSNVSPESGAYIGNQLAGVRLFIHNLRDRVPVSAEGHLAPNEPGLWVRTQGRHDKGMRMAEGRVGMTSDSSLLQLGGDVLRVPLRENGAVHVGVMSGYGTVRTDSVSTLILPDRDSSAQAKAKGKMSGYAVGVYATLYENDATHQGGYADAWLQYGRYSNQIGSELGSASYHSNVWSASLEAGYAVASFSAGSALSGLVMEPNAQFVYSNYRASDAALQGTRMRSGADNTWLARAGLRVYPQRETGIRPFVETNVLHYGGKASVQMGSSALDAALARSMLEMKLGAAGDIEQNLQVSGHLFGQAGNNGHQGYGGMLNMRYRF